From one Eptesicus fuscus isolate TK198812 chromosome 21, DD_ASM_mEF_20220401, whole genome shotgun sequence genomic stretch:
- the FUT2 gene encoding galactoside alpha-(1,2)-fucosyltransferase 2, protein MGFWTTCPSFSTIFFLIIFVVSLIFHCHQRLALVPAPWASRGLVVPVPRHLPQGGMWTINAIGRLGNQMGEYATLYALAKLNGRPAFIPAEMHSTLAPIFRISLPVLQGAAARGVPWRNYPLHDWMEEQYRHIPWEYVRLTGYPCSWTFYHHLRPEILREFTLHDHVRAGAQRFLQTLQATRGPQLTFVGVHVRRGDYVRVMPRVWKGVLADRGYLRQALDWFRARHPSPVFVVTSDDMAWCRRNIDSSLGDVVFAGTGRQGSPAKDFALLTQCNHTVFTVGTFGVWAAYLAGGDAVYLANFTLPQSRFRTVFKPHAAFLPEWVGIAANLGPAGENSP, encoded by the coding sequence ATGGGATTCTGGACCACTTGCCCTTCCTTCTCCACCATCTTCTTCCTCATCATCTTTGTGGTGTCCCTGATCTTCCACTGCCACCAGCGCCTGGCCCTGGTGCCCGCCCCCTGGGCCTCCCGGGGCCTCGTGGTCCCGGTCCCCCGGCACCTCCCCCAGGGGGGCATGTGGACCATCAACGCCATCGGCCGCCTGGGCAACCAGATGGGCGAGTACGCCACGCTGTACGCCCTGGCCAAGCTGAACGGGCGGCCCGCCTTCATCCCCGCCGAGATGCACAGCACGCTGGCCCCCATCTTCAGGATCTCCCTGCCGGTGCTGCAGGGCGCCGCGGCGCGCGGGGTGCCCTGGCGGAACTACCCGCTCCACGACTGGATGGAGGAGCAGTACCGCCACATCCCCTGGGAGTACGTGCGCCTCACGGGCTACCCCTGCTCCTGGACCTTCTACCACCACCTGCGCCCCGAGATCCTGCGGGAGTTCACGCTGCACGACCACGTGCGGGCCGGGGCGCAGCGGTTCCTCCAGACCCTGCAGGCCACGCGGGGCCCGCAGCTGACCTTCGTGGGCGTCCACGTGCGCCGCGGGGACTACGTCCGCGTCATGCCGCGGGTGTGGAAGGGCGTGCTGGCCGACCGCGGGTACCTGCGGCAGGCCCTGGACTGGTTCCGggcccgccacccctcccccgtcTTCGTGGTCACCAGCGACGACATGGCCTGGTGCCGGCGGAACATCGACAGCTCCCTCGGGGACGTGGTGTTCGCGGGCACCGGGCGCCAGGGCTCCCCGGCCAAGGACTTCGCGCTGCTCACGCAGTGCAACCACACCGTGTTCACCGTGGGCACCTTTGGGGTCTGGGCCGCCTACCTGGCGGGAGGGGACGCCGTCTACCTGGCCAACTTCACCCTGCCCCAGTCCCGCTTCCGCACAGTCTTCAAGCCGCACGCGGCCTTCCTGCCCGAGTGGGTGGGCATCGCCGCCAACCTGGGGCCGGCCGGAGAAAACAGCCCCTAG